The region aacaagataaattaagtAACACTTcgaaatctaaaggttttttttatcttggtaagaaacataaTTCAtcgcttgcagctttaatttatcttgttttaagaggtaatttcttattttaagcattcaacatgcttatttatagatttaataatcttaatttaagaaatctcttggttttattctggttttaagtggttttattctggttttaaatgggtTTATTCTgggtttattctggttttaagagttaattttaagtgttcaacatgtttatttctagatttaataatcttaatgtaataaatcttgtcaaggtaaattatctgtccatgcaggaggatcatttccctcagatttactgtttttatcttcttttttgacaccttttttgcagtgcaacaaCTGAAAAGACATGAGGAACATTCATAATTAGAGCTGTGTTCAACCCGACTGAGTGGGTTTTTAAATGTCATCTGCAGTTCAATAAGTGGACAGTTTGTCTGGTAGAAATGATGCTGGCCACCTGCACATTTAGcacattttttggacatttcttTCCAGCCTTGTGCATGAGTCAGAGCTCTCTGAGACTCCGTGAGGTGAGAATAGAGCAGAGAAGAGTTTCTGCTGAGGCCTCGACTAGAAAACACTGTTAGCAGAACAATCAGCAGCCACAAAGCTCCAGAACTGgaaaaaaggtgttttaaaaccagatcaaacagtaaatctgagggaaatgatcctcctgcatggacagataatttaccttgacaagatttattaaattcagattattaaatctagaaataagcatgttgaatgcttaaaattaactcttaaaaccagaataaacccagaataaaaccacttaaaaccagaataaaaccaagagatgtctgaaattaagattattaaatctattaataagcatgttgaacacttaaaataataaattaactcttaaaaccagataaattaacgctgccagcagtgatgaactgacccgattatattatttattattattagtttctaaccaagattaaataaaaaactttcgtgtctttttttggtggttttatttatttatctttttatgtctttttttgtgattttacgtcttttgcttcttttttggtcattctatgtcatttcgtgtctttgttttagtctttttgtgtctttttttgggtctttttgtgtcttttttggtgatttttaaaatcttgtttaTGTATTTCgagtgattttacgtcttttgcttattttttggtcattgaatgtctttttgtgtcttttttgtgtctttttttggtctttttgtgtcttttttgtgtcttttttggtcgtttgtgtctttttaaaaatctttttatctatttctagtgattttacgtcttttgcttcttttttggtcattgtatgtctttttgtgtcttttttgtgtcttttttttgtctttttgtgtcttttttgtgtctttcttttgtcttttgtgtctttttaccaaaaaagacaaaaaaatttacaaaagggATAAAATTAAAgttgcaagcagcgatgaactggctaagataaaaaaaactttagagttTAAGagttaacatgcttatttctagatttaataatctgaatttaataaatcttgtcaaggtaaattatctgtccatgcaggaggatcatttccctcagatttactgtttttatcttgattttaaacacctttttttagcAGCGAGCTCTCCTTCTGTCCCGGTCAGTCTCTGCTTGGAGCTGTCCaggaccagcagcagcagatcagcAGGACCTCCAGGTGTCTGGAGGAcgttctcctcctgctgctgctaacATTTGAGGTGTTTCTTGCTGGTCATGTCGTTCCAGATGCGGTGCATCTCCTCTGGGGAGATTTGGTGTACGGTGACCACGCGGCGGTAGCGGCACAGGCTGTAGGCCATCTTCCAGTGGTTGAAGCCGCTGTTCTGGAAGGGGTGGATGCCCAGCTTGCGGAGGCAGACGCCCACGTAGACGTCCTCCAGGTGCAGCAGCCTGGTGTGCAGAGACGTCTGGTAGATGAGCTCGGCCACGTCGGCGGAGAAGATGTACCCGGTGCCGGAGCAGAAGGGCGGGTACTTGCTCTCGGGGTACAGGTCTCGGGGCATGTACCACTTGCTGCGCATGTCCCTGATGGGCCCGCCGTTGATGACGTAGCCGGTGAAGTAGCGGCGGCGCGGCTTGGTGGCGGGCTTCAGCAGGTTGTAGATGAGGTTCTCCATGTTGACGTAGATGTCGCTGTCCGTCTTCAGGACGTACTGCGCCTTGGAGCAGAAGGTCGCCACCCAGCGCATGCCCATCAGCGTCTTCAGCGTCAGGTTGTGGTACGAGTCCACGAAGTCCTCCACCACGATGTCGTGGAAGATCTGGCTCTCCTGCTCCACCATCTGGTTGAGCACGCCGTCCGTGCTGCGGCCCAGCAGGAACAGCGTGACCACGCGGACGTCCGGGAACGTGCTCTCGTCGCCCCACGTCTCGCGGATCGCCTGCCGGGCGTCGAACTCCTTGTGCGTGGTGCTGATGAGGATGACCAGGAACGGCGGCTCCGCCTCGCACTTCTTCGCCTCGTTGACTAGGTAGCCGAAGTCGTGCGGGTTGAGCGAGCGCGTCCGGATGTTGGAGAAGGTGGCGTTCTTGTTGTTGGGCGCCTTGCGGACGGGGATGGTCAGCTGGCCCACGTAGGAGGTGGAGGGGCGGGACACGCTCAGGTACCACAGAGCGCTGGCCCAGCACACCACAGTCAGCAGGTACAGGCACGAGACCTTGGAAGGCATCGCTGGCGCTGGCTGGCTAGGCTGGTTAGTGGCGGCGGCAACGGGGGAAACGGCGAGGCCGCGCCTCCATCGGTTGGCTCAGATGTGGCGGTGCAGCGAGAGGCTGCCTCCGCGACTCGGCTGACATTAATCTCCTCTAGTCTCGTGTTGGTTTCAGATCTGGATCACGTCCTCACCGCCGCGTCGCAGCTCGGGTCGATCCTCTGAGACGCCATCTGGAAcgagaagaggaaaaaacacaatcaaTCAGCAATCAAATCATGATTACTTTATATTTATCGCCAACGGGAAATTCAGTTCGTCTGGTAGCAGCCTGATGGCATATCATCCTAcagaaaataacttaaaaaagatgtaaagtgaccaaaaaaaagacttaaaatgacaaaaaaagacttaaaattaccaaaaaaaagacataaaattactaagaaaagacctaaaatgatcaataaagacacaagtgaccacaaaaagacgtaaaataacaaaaaaatatttaaaatgaccaaaaaaacataaaatgacaaaaaaacacataaatgagcAAAAACAGACGTAAAATGaactacaaaaaactaaaaaatatgtaaaatgaacaacaacaaaaaacaattaaagggacgtaaaatgacaaaaaagacttaaaattaccaaataaagaaacaaatatatatatatatatatatatatatatatcagctaGCTTTCACTTAAAATTTTAGATTCGAATGCTTAAATactttttcctaaatattttatctgctggTTTTTGGTCttaaattttgtgtgtttgtgtaaagcacgtttccctttttctggtctttttgtgtcttttcccttttttttgtcttgtccctgttgttgaaaggtgctctACAGATAAACGTGCCTTGCCTTGATAAGCATGTTGACTAAAGGTATAACTTCTCA is a window of Centropristis striata isolate RG_2023a ecotype Rhode Island chromosome 24, C.striata_1.0, whole genome shotgun sequence DNA encoding:
- the LOC131962833 gene encoding beta-1,3-galactosyltransferase 1-like, encoding MPSKVSCLYLLTVVCWASALWYLSVSRPSTSYVGQLTIPVRKAPNNKNATFSNIRTRSLNPHDFGYLVNEAKKCEAEPPFLVILISTTHKEFDARQAIRETWGDESTFPDVRVVTLFLLGRSTDGVLNQMVEQESQIFHDIVVEDFVDSYHNLTLKTLMGMRWVATFCSKAQYVLKTDSDIYVNMENLIYNLLKPATKPRRRYFTGYVINGGPIRDMRSKWYMPRDLYPESKYPPFCSGTGYIFSADVAELIYQTSLHTRLLHLEDVYVGVCLRKLGIHPFQNSGFNHWKMAYSLCRYRRVVTVHQISPEEMHRIWNDMTSKKHLKC